The nucleotide window ATCGGTTGTGTAGACGCGAAACCAATCACGGGCAAACCGTGCTTGGACGTCCAGCCCAACCTTCTCTGCTTCAGAAGCCACTACCACCGCAGTCGGCAAGCCCTGTGCGACCTCTTTGGCAAAGCTTGGGCCCGAGATGGCACAAATAAGCGGCGCCATGGATGCTGACAACATGCTTTTAATAGCGTCACATCCCACCATTAGGCTTTCGTTTTCAATGCCCTTGGGAGCGATGACGATGGGCGCAGAACTGGGCAAAAATGCTTTGGCGTCAGTGATAAGATGCCGCAACCCTTGAGTAGGCACGGCCGAAACCACAAAATCAGCGGACTGAAGAGCTTCCTCAAGATCGGCTGTAACCCGCACATTATCGGGCAGAGCAAAACCCGGCAGATAGGTCGCGTTTTCACGACTCGTCAGCATCTGCAAGGCATGATCAACGCGTCGAGACCATAGCCGAACATCCTTCTCACTTTCAGCCAGCATCCGTGCAAGCGCTGTTCCCCAGGAACCTGCACCCAGGACCGCTATAGTGCCTCTATCAACCATGACGAGACGATACCTAAAGCCACGCTATGTCGCTACTACAACTTTGGTTAGTAAGAAGCCTAAAGATTAGGGCGTGTCCGGACATTCCGGACCGAGGGAAAAATCGCGAGATTCGAGCCGCTCGAGGATACCCCCTAGGTTGCCGAAGCAGTCATTCCTTCATTTTCAGCGCTTTTCTTATCTTTTTCGCCACTGTTTGCGTTAAGTTCCAGCTTTTCTGGGTGCTCTAGGGCATTGGCAAGAACTTCATCCATTTTGGTGACGTAAACAAATTCAAGCGTGTCACGAATTTCCTGCGGAACTTCCTCAATATCTGCAGAGCATCGCTCCGGCATGATAACTCGCTTGATGCCGGCGCGGTGGGCAGCAAGGACTTTTTCTTTAATTCCGCCGACGGGCAACACTCGGCCTCGCAGCGTAATCTCTCCAGTCATGGCCACATCGTGACGAATACGAATGCCAGTGAGC belongs to Myxococcales bacterium and includes:
- a CDS encoding NAD(P)-dependent glycerol-3-phosphate dehydrogenase, with product MVDRGTIAVLGAGSWGTALARMLAESEKDVRLWSRRVDHALQMLTSRENATYLPGFALPDNVRVTADLEEALQSADFVVSAVPTQGLRHLITDAKAFLPSSAPIVIAPKGIENESLMVGCDAIKSMLSASMAPLICAISGPSFAKEVAQGLPTAVVVASEAEKVGLDVQARFARDWFRVYTTDDVIGVEIAGALKNVIAIAIGVADGLMLGHNTRAGMITRGLAEISRLGVKLGAHPLTFAGLAGMGDLLLTCTGDLSRNRRLGLALGQGRSLADTLHELKMVAEGFPTAKSAYELSLQQKVDMPITAEVYKTLYEAKTPSEAAATLMSRQPRPERD